The following coding sequences lie in one SAR324 cluster bacterium genomic window:
- a CDS encoding aldo/keto reductase has translation MKNLPLRKVGQTALKLPVLGFGGAPLGELFGRVSETQSRQTLESAWSAGIRYYDTAPWYGHGLSEHRIGGLLRQQDPKEFLCSTKVGRVYSRYRGQAKDFNGSPWAGGLPFTLKFDYTYDGILRSYEDSLLRFGLNQIDVLVIHDLDLGYHRTEKRMNEYFKELESGCKALDELKRSGEIKAFGAGINDESMMPRFLEECPLDFFLVAMPYTLLDQDVLDNIFPKCENLGVGVVVGAPYASGILASGAIEGAKYKYADATPEVLQKVRAIERLCNDHQIPLKAAALQFPLGHSLVASIIPGAFQPVQVLENRQLVEHPIPSAFWDDCKSANLIRNDAPTPH, from the coding sequence ATGAAGAATTTACCACTGAGGAAAGTTGGACAGACTGCACTCAAGCTCCCAGTGCTTGGTTTTGGCGGAGCCCCCCTCGGTGAATTGTTTGGGCGTGTCTCAGAAACACAATCACGCCAAACTTTGGAAAGTGCATGGTCTGCAGGCATTCGCTACTACGATACTGCTCCCTGGTATGGACATGGGTTGAGTGAACATCGGATTGGTGGATTGCTGCGCCAGCAAGATCCAAAGGAATTCCTGTGTTCCACCAAAGTCGGGAGAGTGTATTCGCGCTATCGAGGTCAGGCCAAAGACTTCAACGGTTCACCCTGGGCCGGTGGACTGCCCTTTACCCTTAAGTTTGATTATACCTATGATGGAATTTTGCGCTCCTACGAGGATAGTCTGCTGCGTTTTGGTTTGAACCAGATCGATGTACTCGTGATTCATGATTTAGATCTTGGTTACCATCGCACGGAAAAGCGCATGAATGAATACTTTAAGGAGTTGGAATCAGGTTGTAAGGCACTAGATGAACTAAAGCGTAGTGGAGAAATCAAGGCTTTTGGAGCTGGTATAAACGATGAATCCATGATGCCGAGATTTCTGGAAGAATGTCCCCTGGATTTCTTTCTGGTGGCAATGCCCTATACCTTGCTGGATCAAGATGTTTTAGACAATATTTTCCCGAAGTGTGAGAACCTGGGTGTAGGAGTCGTCGTTGGAGCCCCCTATGCTTCTGGAATCCTTGCCAGTGGAGCAATCGAGGGCGCAAAATACAAATATGCGGATGCAACTCCTGAAGTGCTTCAGAAGGTGAGGGCGATTGAAAGATTATGCAATGACCACCAAATTCCTCTCAAGGCGGCTGCCTTACAATTTCCATTGGGACATTCGTTAGTAGCTTCGATCATTCCTGGGGCTTTTCAACCAGTTCAGGTTTTAGAAAATCGGCAACTGGTGGAACATCCCATTCCTTCAGCCTTTTGGGATGATTGTAAATCGGCTAATCTGATTCGTAACGATGCTCCTACTCCTCACTAA
- a CDS encoding enolase C-terminal domain-like protein gives FLGHVSLRKELPWQTLTTGEHWYTHFPFQWAVSNDVVDILQPDINWVGGLTTCLKIAAIAESAGKKVMLHAGGRNPYGQHFSHAVSCVPWLEYFVRGAPGIPLEETIEVPRQKIPKDGWMELDDRPGFGLGIEESWLSPY, from the coding sequence ATTTTCTAGGTCACGTTTCTCTGCGGAAAGAGCTTCCCTGGCAAACCTTGACGACAGGGGAACACTGGTATACTCATTTCCCATTTCAATGGGCGGTTTCCAATGATGTAGTGGATATTCTTCAGCCTGATATTAATTGGGTTGGGGGACTGACAACTTGTTTAAAGATTGCTGCTATTGCTGAATCTGCTGGTAAAAAAGTTATGCTGCATGCCGGAGGACGCAACCCTTATGGTCAGCACTTCTCACACGCAGTGTCCTGCGTTCCTTGGTTAGAATACTTTGTGAGAGGTGCTCCAGGAATTCCATTAGAGGAAACCATAGAAGTTCCCCGACAAAAGATCCCAAAAGATGGCTGGATGGAATTAGATGATCGACCAGGATTTGGGTTAGGTATTGAAGAAAGCTGGCTCTCACCTTATTAA